A window of Calditrichia bacterium contains these coding sequences:
- a CDS encoding PQQ-like beta-propeller repeat protein produces MKYRYLWIMIVWIFLYLSGAAGFGFPDENGSDWTQMRGSARDGISTETKLADRWPESGPAEIWRKNIGDGYSGVAVSGDRLFITFSHDGKEKLFCLNAGSGGEIWQFALNDHFDEQFGDGPRATPTIDGETVYAIGSYGILYSLNAKNGQKNWELNIHQTFSDEQNGPYNRGYASSPLILGDTLFICGSIPPGKTVVALNKHTGKTIWTYQNGTTSYSSPMLMHISGHPQIVSSIGYGMAGIDPKTGAELWKYRWETSYELNIVPPLQVAPDKVMISSGYDKGAALVQLQQKNGSWEVNELWTNRLFRNHFNGSVLLDGFLYGFDNKNLKCINALTGEEQWANRDFGKGSVILADDKLYVQGENGQIALVKATPTGYTELGRHTALTGRCWTIPALANGKLYVRNMSELVCYDVK; encoded by the coding sequence ATGAAATACAGATACTTATGGATTATGATTGTCTGGATTTTTCTGTATCTTTCCGGTGCTGCAGGCTTTGGCTTTCCCGATGAAAACGGCAGCGACTGGACACAAATGCGCGGCTCCGCTCGCGACGGGATTTCTACCGAAACAAAGCTGGCCGATCGCTGGCCGGAAAGTGGTCCCGCAGAAATTTGGCGGAAAAATATTGGCGACGGTTATTCCGGCGTTGCTGTTTCGGGTGATCGATTGTTTATCACTTTTTCGCACGATGGCAAAGAAAAGCTCTTTTGCCTGAATGCCGGGTCAGGTGGTGAAATATGGCAATTTGCGCTAAACGACCATTTCGATGAGCAGTTTGGCGACGGACCGCGAGCCACACCCACCATCGACGGCGAAACCGTGTACGCGATCGGGTCGTATGGCATTTTGTATTCGCTGAATGCAAAAAACGGCCAAAAAAATTGGGAATTGAACATCCATCAAACCTTCAGCGACGAGCAAAATGGCCCGTATAATCGCGGGTATGCCTCATCGCCGTTAATTTTAGGCGATACGCTGTTCATCTGCGGCAGCATTCCCCCCGGAAAAACGGTGGTCGCGCTGAACAAACACACCGGCAAAACCATTTGGACATATCAAAACGGCACCACTTCATATTCATCGCCAATGTTGATGCACATTTCCGGGCATCCGCAAATTGTCAGCAGCATCGGTTACGGCATGGCCGGAATCGATCCCAAAACCGGCGCGGAATTGTGGAAATATCGCTGGGAAACATCCTACGAATTAAATATCGTTCCGCCGTTGCAAGTTGCGCCGGACAAAGTGATGATTTCATCCGGATACGACAAAGGCGCTGCGTTGGTGCAACTGCAGCAAAAAAACGGCAGCTGGGAAGTGAACGAGTTGTGGACAAACCGGCTGTTCCGCAATCATTTTAACGGTTCCGTGCTTTTGGATGGATTTTTATATGGCTTCGATAACAAAAATTTAAAGTGCATTAACGCACTCACCGGCGAAGAACAGTGGGCAAACCGTGATTTTGGCAAAGGTTCTGTAATTTTGGCGGATGATAAATTGTATGTGCAGGGCGAAAACGGCCAGATTGCGTTGGTCAAAGCAACGCCAACCGGATACACGGAGTTGGGTCGCCACACCGCGTTAACCGGTCGATGCTGGACAATTCCCGCGTTGGCAAACGGCAAATTATACGTTCGGAATATGAGCGAGCTGGTTTGTTACGACGTCAAATGA
- a CDS encoding TonB-dependent siderophore receptor, with product MNLTRFISGLLLMISVTQVFVFAQDTHPEMTLVDSVVVTEQKEGKIATYNLTATKLPVPNRLTPASVSVVTQAVFNAQNSTVLGDALRNISGINVQSGNGVYDYFTIRGFNSLDNGLVLTNGTAEPEVTFYNLYNIERVEVLKGPVAFLYGANPLSGTVNLVRKQPQFSQFARSGVSYGSFNSFRGTFDSNYGNADRGYAFRVNGLYQQSDFHRDDKENDSYAVNPSLTWLISDRITLHADYEFATSNYSPDAGLPLLFATGNPADPQIPDVPVEEAYETPFDFSEQKINRAKASLSYSISPQVLLRNKFYFTKLDWQSKGTLLNGAYPDGFGGTTVIRFVNSLDDVQKMIGNQLELQANFYTAGAKHRLLAGVEFSRLQDEFRLGFVPPVLQPGFPGISPVSLNDPADATTEDMFNFVIPNLDADASITNIAPYLIDQITVFQQLQVFLGGRFDNISYDDNRTFYDVTSGQPAGTLVEEKDFNRLNPLAGLVYSPRENVSLYGSMGSAFAPPSTQIGVSADAEESNQIEFGIKSELANGRLRANVAYFDLRKDDFAIPQGDGTAIVADQRSKGVELEIIAEPLQDLVLFANYAFTDAELTKFVKNGVFDYSGNRPAFAPEHLLNIFAIKDFANGFGVNAGLRFIGSQFIDEDNALELDGYTTIDAGIFYRLNNARLGVNLKNIAGTEYFTRGYDSYSIIPGNPFAAYGSIEIGL from the coding sequence ATGAATTTAACCCGGTTCATTAGTGGATTACTGTTGATGATTTCCGTGACTCAAGTTTTTGTTTTTGCGCAAGATACGCATCCCGAAATGACCCTCGTCGATTCTGTGGTTGTCACCGAACAGAAGGAGGGCAAAATTGCGACCTATAATTTAACCGCAACCAAACTGCCGGTGCCAAACCGGTTGACTCCCGCCAGCGTTAGCGTGGTTACACAGGCTGTTTTCAACGCCCAAAACAGCACGGTGCTCGGCGATGCTTTGCGAAATATCAGCGGCATCAATGTGCAAAGCGGGAACGGTGTGTACGATTATTTTACCATTCGCGGATTCAACTCGCTGGACAACGGGCTGGTGCTCACCAACGGCACCGCCGAACCGGAAGTCACGTTTTACAATCTTTACAACATCGAACGGGTGGAAGTGCTCAAAGGTCCGGTTGCGTTTTTGTATGGCGCGAACCCGCTGTCCGGCACGGTGAACCTGGTGCGGAAACAACCGCAATTCAGCCAGTTTGCGCGCTCCGGCGTCAGCTACGGCAGCTTCAATTCCTTTCGCGGCACGTTCGATTCGAATTATGGCAATGCAGATCGCGGATACGCATTCCGGGTGAACGGTCTGTATCAGCAATCCGATTTTCATCGCGATGACAAAGAAAACGACAGCTACGCCGTAAATCCATCGCTCACCTGGCTCATTTCCGACCGGATAACACTCCACGCCGATTACGAATTTGCAACCAGCAATTATTCGCCGGATGCGGGGCTTCCGCTGCTTTTCGCCACCGGCAATCCGGCGGATCCGCAAATTCCGGATGTCCCCGTAGAAGAAGCGTACGAAACACCGTTCGATTTCTCCGAGCAGAAAATTAATCGCGCCAAAGCGAGCCTGAGCTATTCAATTTCACCGCAGGTGTTGCTGCGCAACAAATTTTATTTCACCAAACTCGATTGGCAATCAAAAGGAACGTTGCTCAACGGCGCATATCCGGATGGTTTTGGCGGAACAACGGTCATCCGTTTTGTGAACAGTTTGGACGATGTTCAAAAAATGATCGGTAATCAGCTGGAATTGCAGGCGAATTTTTACACGGCCGGCGCCAAACACCGGTTGCTCGCCGGGGTGGAATTCAGTCGTTTGCAGGATGAATTCCGGCTGGGATTTGTGCCGCCGGTTTTGCAGCCGGGTTTCCCCGGAATTTCACCGGTCAGCCTGAACGATCCGGCGGATGCGACCACCGAAGACATGTTCAATTTCGTGATTCCCAACCTCGATGCGGATGCGTCAATTACCAATATCGCGCCGTATCTGATCGACCAAATTACCGTATTTCAACAATTGCAGGTATTTCTCGGCGGGCGGTTCGATAACATTTCATACGATGATAACCGCACCTTTTACGACGTAACCTCCGGACAGCCTGCCGGAACATTGGTTGAGGAAAAAGATTTCAACCGGCTGAATCCGCTGGCTGGTTTGGTCTATTCGCCGCGCGAAAACGTGTCGCTGTATGGCAGCATGGGTAGCGCGTTTGCCCCGCCGTCCACCCAGATCGGGGTTAGCGCCGATGCCGAGGAAAGCAACCAGATCGAGTTCGGCATAAAAAGTGAACTGGCAAACGGTCGCCTTCGCGCAAATGTGGCGTATTTCGATTTGCGAAAAGATGATTTTGCCATTCCGCAGGGCGACGGCACCGCAATTGTGGCGGATCAGCGATCAAAAGGCGTCGAGCTGGAAATCATCGCGGAGCCGTTGCAGGATTTGGTGCTGTTCGCCAACTACGCATTTACCGATGCGGAGCTGACAAAATTTGTCAAAAATGGCGTTTTCGATTATTCCGGCAATCGTCCCGCATTCGCGCCGGAGCATTTGCTGAATATTTTTGCAATCAAGGATTTTGCCAACGGGTTTGGCGTGAATGCCGGTTTGCGCTTCATCGGCAGCCAGTTTATTGATGAAGATAACGCGCTGGAGCTGGATGGATACACTACCATAGACGCGGGCATTTTTTACCGGCTGAACAATGCGCGGCTGGGCGTGAACCTGAAAAACATTGCCGGAACTGAATATTTTACAAGAGGTTACGATAGCTATTCAATCATTCCCGGAAACCCGTTTGCGGCGTACGGAAGCATCGAAATCGGGTTGTAA
- a CDS encoding sodium:solute symporter family protein: MITGIIFGYLAIVLLIGLLSHRLFRGTGTDFFLASRSIGSFVLLMTLFGTHMTAFSILGASGEAYHNGIGVFALMASSSALMVPVTIFFLGPRLWEIGKRHNFVTQVEFFRARYQSDVLGLLLFAVIVLLMIPYLLIGVMGGGITMNSMTGGAIPRWVGSIIVCAVIYTYVAYSGLRGTAWVNTFQTLVFMILGGAAFFVIVRSLGGIETAMKTVAEIRPELLIRGEKIPPVKLFSYTFIPLSVGMFPHIFMHWLSAKSARTFRLPIILYPVCIAIVWIPSVLLGVMGNIDFAGLQGPAANSVLVQMVAQYAPGVMGGLLAAGVIAAIMSSLDSQTLALSTMFTHDIVKTRRNNTLSERGQVWLGRAFALAILLVTFGLSLIVRQSIFKLAVWSFSGFAALLPIAIAAIYWRKSTANGIIASIISVAILWIYYFSMAWDNPGYSVGGSGLMPVAVMFTVSAVVLIVISLLTKAPEKQVLDNFFR; this comes from the coding sequence GTGATAACCGGTATTATTTTTGGCTATCTGGCAATTGTTCTGCTCATCGGATTGCTCAGTCACCGGCTGTTTCGCGGCACGGGAACGGATTTTTTTCTGGCGAGCCGCTCAATCGGATCGTTTGTGTTGCTGATGACCCTGTTCGGCACGCACATGACCGCATTTTCTATTTTGGGCGCGTCCGGCGAAGCGTATCACAACGGCATTGGCGTGTTTGCGCTGATGGCGTCGTCTTCCGCGCTGATGGTTCCGGTGACCATTTTTTTCCTCGGACCGCGATTGTGGGAAATCGGGAAACGCCACAATTTTGTTACCCAGGTTGAATTTTTCCGGGCGCGCTACCAATCGGATGTGCTCGGTTTGCTCCTGTTTGCGGTTATCGTTTTGCTGATGATTCCGTATCTGCTCATCGGCGTGATGGGCGGCGGCATTACGATGAACAGCATGACCGGCGGCGCGATTCCCCGATGGGTGGGCAGCATCATCGTTTGTGCGGTGATTTACACCTACGTCGCTTACAGCGGATTGCGCGGCACTGCATGGGTTAACACCTTTCAAACACTGGTATTTATGATACTTGGCGGCGCTGCATTTTTTGTGATAGTCCGGTCGCTCGGCGGCATCGAAACAGCCATGAAAACCGTTGCCGAAATTCGCCCGGAATTGCTCATTCGCGGCGAAAAAATCCCGCCGGTGAAGTTGTTCAGCTACACGTTTATCCCGCTGTCTGTGGGCATGTTTCCCCATATTTTCATGCACTGGCTTTCCGCAAAAAGCGCCCGCACGTTCCGATTGCCGATCATTTTATATCCCGTTTGCATCGCGATTGTCTGGATTCCCAGCGTGTTGCTCGGCGTGATGGGCAACATCGATTTTGCGGGATTGCAGGGTCCCGCAGCCAACAGCGTGCTGGTGCAAATGGTTGCGCAATACGCGCCCGGCGTGATGGGCGGGTTGCTCGCCGCCGGCGTGATCGCGGCAATTATGTCCTCACTCGATTCCCAAACGCTGGCGCTCAGCACCATGTTCACCCACGATATCGTCAAAACGCGCCGGAACAACACACTGAGCGAACGCGGGCAAGTGTGGCTCGGTCGCGCCTTTGCCCTGGCGATTTTGTTGGTTACTTTCGGGCTGTCGTTGATTGTCCGGCAAAGTATCTTTAAATTGGCTGTGTGGTCGTTTAGCGGATTTGCGGCGCTGCTGCCGATTGCCATCGCTGCGATTTATTGGCGAAAAAGCACCGCAAACGGGATTATTGCATCAATTATATCTGTCGCGATTTTATGGATTTACTATTTCTCGATGGCCTGGGACAATCCCGGATACAGCGTCGGCGGCAGCGGATTGATGCCGGTTGCTGTGATGTTCACTGTTTCAGCAGTTGTGTTGATTGTGATTTCGTTGCTCACCAAAGCACCGGAAAAACAGGTGCTCGACAATTTTTTTCGGTAA